Proteins encoded by one window of Lycium barbarum isolate Lr01 chromosome 11, ASM1917538v2, whole genome shotgun sequence:
- the LOC132616775 gene encoding scarecrow-like protein 32 has product MRGTSTTVPLQNPSLFNNPQSSLAGALKGCIGSLDGACLEKLLLHCASALENNDVTLAQQVMWVLNNLASSNGDPNQRLTSWFLRALISRASRVCPNATNNNNLHNLERRLMSVTELAGYVDLIPWHRFGFCASNSAIYRAIEGHTKVHILDFSITHCMQWPTLIDAIAKRPEGPPSLRISVPSWRPPVPPLLNVSSEEVGLRLANFAKFRDVPFEFQVIEELNNDMLLGQLSPSTLQLRDDEALVVNCQNWLRYMPDDEQIKGVISSRDIFLDRVKDLNPCIMTIVDEDCDLGNTSLTSRIATCFNYLWIPFDALETFLPKESRQRLDYEADIGHKIENIIGFEGNQRIERLECCNKFSQRMENSGFMSVPFSEETIKEVKSLLDEHASGWGMKEEHDMLLLTWKGHNSVYATSWVMVPPQMDMRIHE; this is encoded by the coding sequence ATGAGAGGAACCTCTACGACCGTCCCCCTCCAAAACCCTAGCCTTTTCAACAACCCTCAAAGTTCTCTAGCAGGAGCACTAAAAGGATGCATTGGTAGCCTCGATGGAGCATGCTTGGAAAAACTATTACTTCATTGTGCAAGTGCCCTAGAGAACAATGATGTAACCTTGGCTCAACAAGTCATGTGGGTACTCAATAATTTGGCTTCTTCTAATGGTGATCCAAATCAGCGACTCACATCATGGTTCCTTAGGGCATTAATTTCAAGGGCTTCTAGGGTTTGTCCCAATGCCACAAATAATAATAATCTCCATAATCTTGAAAGGAGATTAATGAGTGTGACAGAGCTTGCAGGGTATGTGGATCTCATCCCTTGGCATAGATTTGGATTTTGTGCCTCAAATAGTGCAATTTATAGGGCAATTGAAGGGCACACAAAAGTTCACATATTAGATTTTAGTATCACTCATTGTATGCAATGGCCAACTCTCATTGATGCAATTGCTAAGAGGCCTGAGGGTCCTCCTTCACTAAGAATATCGGTGCCTTCATGGAGACCACCAGTTCCTCCATTGCTCAATGTGTCAAGTGAAGAAGTAGGCCTGCGTTTGGCAAATTTCGCGAAATTTAGAGATGTCCCTTTTGAGTTCCAAGTGATTGAAGAGTTGAACAATGACATGTTGTTGGGCCAATTGAGTCCTTCAACTCTTCAACTTAGGGATGATGAAGCTTTGGTTGTTAATTGCCAGAATTGGTTAAGGTATATGCCTGATGATGAACAAATTAAGGGTGTAATTTCTTCTCGTGACATATTTCTTGATAGGGTTAAGGATTTAAACCCTTGTATTATGACTATTGTTGATGAGGATTGTGATTTGGGAAACACAAGTTTAACATCAAGAATAGCCACTTGTTTCAATTATCTATGGATACCCTTTGATGCCTTGGAGACATTTTTGCCTAAGGAAAGTAGACAAAGGCTAGATTATGAAGCTGATATTGGCCACAAAATTGAGAATATTATTGGATTTGAAGGGAACCAAAGAATAGAGAGATTGGAGTGTTGCAACAAGTTCTCACAAAGGATGGAGAATAGTGGTTTCATGAGTGTTCCTTTTAGTGAGGAAACAATTAAGGAAGTGAAGTCACTATTAGATGAGCATGCAAGTGGGTGGGGCATGAAAGAGGAACATGATATGCTTTTATTAACATGGAAAGGCCATAACTCTGTCTATGCAACATCTTGGGTAATGGTCCCACCACAAATGGACATGAGGATTCATGAGTAG
- the LOC132619504 gene encoding uncharacterized mitochondrial protein AtMg00810-like, with protein MALKQVFKMKDLGELKYFLVIEFARNNSGILMNQRKYSLELISELALSISKPVSISMDTNVKLATKEYDDKLEDKGPEDPLLADVSSYHRLIGKLLYLTVTRPDIAFSVQTLIQYLQQPKKISYGCSNKKCEIHQVTTRTRNPYI; from the coding sequence ATGGCCCTCAAACAGGTGTTCAAGATGAAAGATCTAGGTGAACTCAAATATTTCCTTGTTATAGAGTTTGCCAGAAACAACAGTGGCATTCTTATGAATCAGAGAAAATACTCACTTGAGTTAATCTCTGAACTTGCCTTATCAATATCCAAACCAGTGAGTATATCTATGGACACAAATGTGAAGCTTGCTACTAAGGAATATGATGATAAGTTGGAAGACAAGGGTCCAGAAGATCCACTACTAGCAGATGTTAGTTCATATCATAGACTGATTGGCAAATTATTATACTTAACTGTGACTAGGCCTGACATAGCATTCAGTGTCCAAACACTGATTCAATATCTTCAACAGCCTAAAAAAATCTCATATGGATGTAGTAATAAGAAATGTGAGATACATCAAGTCACAACCAGGACAAGGAATCCTTATATCTAG